In Kineosporia sp. NBRC 101731, the genomic window GCGGTGGAGACGGCCAGCGTGGCCGTGGTCGCCGCCGCCGTGCCCCGTGAGCAGCTGGACGGCGTCACCGGGACCGGCCTGCTGATCCCGCCGATCGAGAACCGGTTGATCAAGGCCGCCACCTTCTCCTCGAACAAGTGGCGCTGGGTCAGCGACGAGCAGCGGTCCGAGAACCTGATCGTGCGGCTGTCGCTGGGCCGGGCCCGTGAGGAGACGGTGCTGCAGCGTGACGACACCGAGCTGTCCGACCTGGCCGTGGCCGAGCTGAGCGACGTGCTGCGCCGTGCGGTGCGGCCGGTCGACACCCAGGTGGTGCGCTGGGGCGGCGCGTTGCCGCAGTACGCGGTCGGGCACCTGGACCGGGTGCAGCGGATCCGCGAGGCTGTGGCCGGGGTGCGGGGTCTGGCGGTGTGCGGCGCGGTGTTCGACGGCGTGGGCATCCCGGCCTGCATCGCCGCCGCCGACCGGGCCGTGCACGACCTGGGCACCACCGTGCGAATCGATCTGCGCACCCTGGCCAGCGGGCCACGGGTCTGACACGAGAGAATCGAAGAATGAGCCAGACTGAAACTGCATCGCACGCCGCACCCGACGCGGAGAAGATCAACGGCACCATTCGCTACACGATGTGGTCGGTCTTCGCCGCGAACCGGCTGCCGGGCGACGCCGAGGACCGCAACCTCCTGATCGAGGAGGTCGAGGCCTTCTTCGCCGGCCTGGAGGCCAAGGGCGTCGAGGTGCGCGGCGTCTACGACCTCTCGGGTATGCGCGCCGACGCCGACATCATGGTGTGGTGGCACTCGGACGACATCACCGCGCTCCAGGCCGCCTACAAGGCGCTGCTGCGCACCGAGCTGGGCTCGTACCTGGAGGGTGTCTGGTCGAACGCCGGCCTGCACCGCCCGGCCGAGTTCAACCGCGGCCACGTGCCCGCGTTCATGTCGGGTGAGGACCCCAAGCCGTTCATCTGCGTGTACCCGTTCGTGCGCAGCTACGAGTGGTACATCCTGCCCGAGCAGGAACGCCGCGACATGCTGATCGAGCACGGCAAGGCGGCCCGCGGCTACGCCGACGTGCGCGCGAACACCGTGGCGTCGTTCGCCCTGGGCGACTACGAGTGGCTGCTGGCCTTCGAGGCCGACGAGCTGCACCGCATCGTCGACCTGATGCGTGACCTGCGCGCCACCGACGCGCGCAAGCACGTGCGCGAGGAGATCCCGTTCTTCACCGGCCTGAGGATGAGCATCGGCGACCTGGTCAACGCTCTGCCGTAACAGCTTTCGGCTGTGATTCGACTGCCGCGGGCCGGCGCATCGGGACGTGCGGGATGCCGTCCTCGAGGTACTCCGGCCCGGCGGCGGCGAAACCGAACCGCGCGTACCAGCCGACCAGGTGGGCCTGAGCGTCGAGCACGACCGGGCCCTTCGCGCGGTCGAGGGCCGCGGTCATCAGGCGCCCGGCCAGCGACCGGCCCCGGGCGTCGGCGCGGGTGCAGACGCGGCCGATGCGCAGGGCGTCCTCCGGGTCCCGGAGCACCCGTAGGTACGCCGTCGGCCCGATCTCGTCGTCCAGCCACAGATGCTCCGTGCCCGGCTCGACGTCACGACCATCGAGCTCGGGGTACGGGCATTCCTGTTCCACCACGAACACGTCGACCCGCAGCTTGATCAGGGCGTAGGCCGTGAGCGGGTCGATGCCGGTCCAGGGGGCACGGTGCAGGGCGGGGCGCGGTTCGGTCACGCCCGGATGGTGCCACCCGGGCGCCCCTTCGGCGTAATCCGGCCGTGATTCAGCCCTGGGCCGGCTCCCGCCGGATGCTGATCGAGTTGATGCAGTACCGCTTGTCGGTCGGCGTGGCGAAGCCCTCACCCTCGAACACGTGGCCCAGGTGCGAACCACAGTTCAGGCAGCGCACCTCGGTGCGCACGGAGCCCAGGGACCGGTCTTCGATGTACTCGACCTTGCCCTCGGCCGCGGGGGCGAAGAACGACGGCCAGCCACAGTTGCTGTCGAACTTCTCGGTGCTGCGGAACAGTTCCACACCACAGGCACGGCAGGTGTAGACACCCTCGCTGTGGTCGTCCCAGTACTCGCCGGTGAAGGCCCGCTCGGTGCCCGCCTCGCGGAGCACCTGGTACTCCTGCGCGGTGAGCTTCTCGCGCCACTGGTCGTTCGTGAGCTGCAGCGGGTAGATCTTCTGGGTGTTGTCGGTTGCCATGAACGCCTCAACAAGGTTGTCCGCCGGGTAGTTCCCGAGCCTAGACGAAGGCTCTCGCAGCCGCGGTGACCAGCACCGCGACCACCAGGCAGAGCAGGTGCCCACTGCCCCGCAGTGCCCGCAGCAGCAGTGCCGCGCCCAGCCCCGGCAGGAGCGTCCAGTCCGCCGCCTGCCACCCCGGGCCGGTCAGGTCGACCACGAGCAGGGCAGCCAGCAGCACGGCCGGCAGCGTGGTGATCATCGCCTCCAACGGCGCTGGGAATGTCCGGTCGCCGAGCACGGCCGGGCCGATGCCCTTGAAGGCCACGTTGATCAGCGCCAGGGCGATGACGGCGGTCAGGATCATGCCGGTCCCTCCCGCCGCGGGGGCCTCAGTACTGCGGGGGCCGCGGCGAGCGCGGCCGTCAGCAGAGCCACGCCGGGCGGCACCACCAGACAGGCGGCGCCGGCCAGGACCCCGGCCAGGGCGGCGTGGGGCAGGCAGCCCGGACGCGACCGCACGGTGTCGAGCAGCAGCAGCGCGAAGAAGGCGGGGAAGACCATGTCCAGGCCCCAGGCGCGCGCGACGTCGGTCGAGGGCACGAGCAGCGCCCCGCACGCCGTTCCGGCGATCCAGGCCGGCCACTGCACGAGCGTGGCGCCGAACAGTTTCGGGCGGTCGGTCGTGCCCTCGTCGCGCTGGGCGGCGACCCACGAGCCGTCGACCACCGCCTGTCCCTCCAGTGCCCGCCGCAGCGCCCCGCCGTGCAGGTACCGGGCCGTGGCCGCGCCCATCGGTACGAACCGCAGGTTGATCAGCGTCGCGCTCGCCAC contains:
- a CDS encoding AzlD domain-containing protein — protein: MILTAVIALALINVAFKGIGPAVLGDRTFPAPLEAMITTLPAVLLAALLVVDLTGPGWQAADWTLLPGLGAALLLRALRGSGHLLCLVVAVLVTAAARAFV
- the msrB gene encoding peptide-methionine (R)-S-oxide reductase MsrB; protein product: MATDNTQKIYPLQLTNDQWREKLTAQEYQVLREAGTERAFTGEYWDDHSEGVYTCRACGVELFRSTEKFDSNCGWPSFFAPAAEGKVEYIEDRSLGSVRTEVRCLNCGSHLGHVFEGEGFATPTDKRYCINSISIRREPAQG
- a CDS encoding AzlC family ABC transporter permease translates to MRMREGWRGGFAVGVGLAAGSFALAVSFGAFAVQHGWPPWLAVLASVVTFSGSAQFALATALDGGAGAVTAVASATLINLRFVPMGAATARYLHGGALRRALEGQAVVDGSWVAAQRDEGTTDRPKLFGATLVQWPAWIAGTACGALLVPSTDVARAWGLDMVFPAFFALLLLDTVRSRPGCLPHAALAGVLAGAACLVVPPGVALLTAALAAAPAVLRPPRREGPA
- a CDS encoding GNAT family N-acetyltransferase, with the translated sequence MHRAPWTGIDPLTAYALIKLRVDVFVVEQECPYPELDGRDVEPGTEHLWLDDEIGPTAYLRVLRDPEDALRIGRVCTRADARGRSLAGRLMTAALDRAKGPVVLDAQAHLVGWYARFGFAAAGPEYLEDGIPHVPMRRPAAVESQPKAVTAER
- the hemQ gene encoding hydrogen peroxide-dependent heme synthase, with protein sequence MSQTETASHAAPDAEKINGTIRYTMWSVFAANRLPGDAEDRNLLIEEVEAFFAGLEAKGVEVRGVYDLSGMRADADIMVWWHSDDITALQAAYKALLRTELGSYLEGVWSNAGLHRPAEFNRGHVPAFMSGEDPKPFICVYPFVRSYEWYILPEQERRDMLIEHGKAARGYADVRANTVASFALGDYEWLLAFEADELHRIVDLMRDLRATDARKHVREEIPFFTGLRMSIGDLVNALP